The Chroicocephalus ridibundus chromosome 20, bChrRid1.1, whole genome shotgun sequence genome has a window encoding:
- the MDFI gene encoding myoD family inhibitor — translation MSQASSHRPSRPEPRRAEPAPPPEAGETSRPSPRQTPAAPPAEPRPAPRPAAGPAAPKKEKPLEDDESQKVLTKGPRPELAGAPEAVTCQPQVRAAPQSPSPCTHLLQNGAGRGPDPGGANGEAGNGVFRPLPSTQKPHRKLQSHHSINSQSSKKSKGSSKSASSHIPIEAQEDCCVHCILSCLFCEFLTLCNIVLDCATCGSCTSEDSCICCCCCNSGECADCDLPCDMDCGIIDACCESADCLEICMECCGLCFSS, via the exons AGGCGGGTGAGACCTCGCGCCCTTCGCCCAGGCAGACGCCAGCGGCCCCCCCGGCAGAGCCCCGGCCGGCCCCTCGCCCCGCTGCCGGCCCTGCGGCGCCGAAGAAGGAGAAACCCCTGGAAGATGATGAGTCCCAAAAAGTCCTGACGAAGGGCCCCCGTCCCGAGCTCGCAGGTGCTCCCGAAGCTGTGACAT GCCAGCCCCAGGTGCGAGCAGCCCCGcagtcccccagcccctgcacccaccTGCTGCAGAACGGCGCCGGGCGGGGGCCCGATCCAGGCGGTGCCAACGGGGAGGCGGGGAACGGGGTCttccgccccctccccagcacccagaaGCCTCACCGAAAGCTGCAGTCGCACCACTCCATCAACAGCCAGAGCAGCAAGAAGAGCAAGGGCAGCTCCAAGTCGGCCTCTTCCCACATCCCTATTGAGGCGCAAGAAG ACTGCTGCGTCCACTGCatcctctcctgcctcttctgcgAGTTCCTGACCCTCTGCAACATCGTGCTGGACTGTGCCACCTGCGGCTCCTGCACCTCCGAGGACtcctgcatctgctgctgctgctgcaactcGGGCGAGTGCGCGGACTGCGACCTGCCCTGCGACATGGACTGCGGCATCATCGACGCTTGCTGCGAGTCGGCCGACTGCCTGGAGATCTGCATGGAGTGCTGCGggctctgcttctcctcctga